GCGCCGGGCCAGGGCCATCTGCAGGGCGTCCACGGCCAGCTGCGAGCTCATCCGCCGGTCGATCGAGTAGCCCACGATCCGGTTCGAGAACACGTCCTTGACCGCGCAGAGGTAAAGCTTGGAATCCCCGGCCCAATGCTCTGAGATGTCCGTGAGCCACAACTGATTCGGCTTGTCAGCGCGGAACTGACGACGAACCAGATCGTCATGAACGGCAGGGCCAGGACGCTTGCCCGAGCCGCGGCGGATCGAGTGGCAGCAGCGGACACGCACGAGCCGGCAGGCCTTCAACACCTGGTGGTCCGACACGTCCAAGCCACGGCCGCGGAGCTCGTCAGCCAGGAACCGGTATCCGAACTCCGGGTCATCGGCATGGGCGTCGAAGACGGCGTTGGCGGCATGCGCGTCGGACCATTCCCGCGCGCTGACAGGTTCGGCCAGCCACGGGTAGTAGGCCTGACGGGAGAACCCGAGGACACGGCAGGAGAGTTTCACGGGGATCCCGTCGCGGGCCAGGTCCTTCACGACGGGATAGGTCATTTTGGGGACTGACCCAATTTCAGGTTCGCCTGGGACAGATACGCGGCCGCACGCCGTAGGACCTCGTTCTCCATCTCCAATTCACGGTTACGGCGCTTGAGAGCCTTCAGCTCCTCGTTCTCAGCTTTGGTGAGGCCGGGCCGGATCCCGGCCTCGACATCGTCTTGGGCCAGCCAGCGTCGCAGGCAGGAGGCGGTGATGCCGAGGTCCTTAGCGACCTGCGCGATCGGCATCTGACCGTTACGGGCGATCGCGACCACGTCCTGGCGGAACTCCCGGGGGTATGCAGCGGGCATGGGGTCATCCTTCCAGCAGTCCCTCCCGGGACCACAGATCAGATGTCAACCAAACTCATGGCAGACCCGGAAGCCAAGGCTGAACGTCGGCGGAAGGTTCTGGTCGGAGCGGGAGCGCTCACCGCCATCGCCGTGGTCGGCGGGCTGGTGACACTCGCCGTGATTCAGAATCCTCCGCCCCAGGCTCGGGAGGACATTGAGATCGCCGGGCTGCAGACCTTCGAGGGGCTCAGCGCTAACCACGTGAGCACCCCTGTGGACTACGAGCAGTCGCCGCCGGTGGGTGGCGATCATGCCAGCGCCTGGCTCAACTGTGGGGTCTACACCGAACCGGTACCCAACGAGAATGCCGTGCACGCTTTGGAGCACGGTGCCGCCTGGGTCGCCTACGATTCCGAGGCGCTCTCACAGGAGCAAGTCGATGCCCTGCGGACGGCCCTACCGGCCGCCTATGTCGTCCTGGCCCCCTACGAGGGCCTGGATTCGCCCATCGTGCTTTCGGCCTGGCAGGCGCAGGTGGCGGTGGATTC
This sequence is a window from Micrococcus porci. Protein-coding genes within it:
- a CDS encoding DUF3105 domain-containing protein, which encodes MSTKLMADPEAKAERRRKVLVGAGALTAIAVVGGLVTLAVIQNPPPQAREDIEIAGLQTFEGLSANHVSTPVDYEQSPPVGGDHASAWLNCGVYTEPVPNENAVHALEHGAAWVAYDSEALSQEQVDALRTALPAAYVVLAPYEGLDSPIVLSAWQAQVAVDSPEDERIEQFVAEYWQSPDAPEPGAACTGGLDAPGRIA